One segment of Alnus glutinosa chromosome 2, dhAlnGlut1.1, whole genome shotgun sequence DNA contains the following:
- the LOC133862018 gene encoding uncharacterized protein LOC133862018, which yields MDSSSLSTLPEDETSERQNQKPFSTFASKPDRPATQSSLQKYSPLEWLGYFDREDDIRIPDTEDVFHVYLGGTEGPVVFCLHGGGYSGLSFAVAASKIKEKARVVAMDLRGHGKSASENELDLSIETMCNDVLAVLKSMYGDSPPAIVLVGHSMGGSVAVHVAAKKSLPSLAGLVVVDVVEGTAMASLIHMQKILSSRMKYFSAVEKAIEWSVKGGSLRNVDSARVSIPATLKYDDSKKCYTYRACLEETEQYWRGWYEGLSDKFLSCPVPKLLLLAGTDRLDRSLTIGQMQGKFQMVVVRHSGHAIQEDAPEEFATLVLNFISRNRIGPHGIEIPGLRRPSQSQP from the exons ATGGATTCCTCTAGTCTCAGTACTCTTCCCGAAGATGAGACCTCAGAGCGACAAAACCAGAAACCTTTCTCTACCTTCGCCTCCAAACCCGATCGCCCTGCGACTCA GAGTTCGTTGCAGAAATACTCACCGTTGGAATGGTTGGGCTATTTTGATCGGGAAGATGATATTCGTATTCCGGATACAGAGGAT GTGTTTCATGTATATTTGGGAGGAACAGAAGGACCGGTTGTTTTTTGTCTGCATGGAGGTGGTTACTCTGG GCTTTCATTTGCGGTGGCAGCAAGTAAGATCAAGGAGAAAGCTCGGGTAGTGGCAATGGATTTGAGAGGACATGGAAAGTCAGCATCAGAAAATGAACTGGACCTATCTATTGAG ACTATGTGCAATGATGTTTTGGCTGTTTTGAAATCGATGTATGGAGATTCCCCTCCGGCAATTGTGCTTGTTGGCCACAG CATGGGAGGCTCCGTTGCTGTGCACGTTGCTGCGAAGAAATCATTGCCTAGCTTGGCCGGGCTGGTTGTTGTGGATGTTGTAGAG GGAACAGCTATGGCTTCATTAATTCATATGCAGAAAATCCTGTCAAGCAGGATGAAGTATTTTTCAGCCGTTGAAAAAGCG ATTGAATGGAGTGTAAAAGGAGGCTCTTTGAGAAACGTGGATTCAGCTCGTGTATCCATCCCTGCCACATTAAAGTATGATGATTCCAAGAAATG TTATACTTACCGAGCATGTCTAGAAGAGACAGAACAATATTGGAGAGGCTG GTATGAAGGCCTTTCAGATAAATTTCTGTCGTGTCCTGTTCCGAAGCTCTTGCTGTTAGCAGGAACAGACAGACTAGACAG ATCTCTCACAATTGGTCAAATGCAAGGAAAGTTTCAAATGGTGGTCGTCAGACACTCTGGGCATGCTATACAG GAAGATGCACCAGAAGAGTTTGCTACTCTGGTACTGAATTTTATCTCTCGTAATCGTATAGGCCCTCATGGAATTGAG ATACCAGGTCTCCGTCGGCCATCACAGTCACAACCTTGA
- the LOC133861693 gene encoding telomerase reverse transcriptase, whose product MRQKRWVPQVLWRLFRHRARTLSSAIAAMLPPPPSAAECRYCKGSRCLRCSAEAMSFLVRPDDPSDYFRLLNRCFVVMSDDAPPLLDFDPRSRWSQAQIVQRTIEMIMYEQPMSSNVICNSYDKSNHSSPIMEVLSSTAWSLLLERVGDDVMVYLLKYTSIFVPLPHNKHHQVAGPPISTLCLKLLKQTSESQYQHTSLVQFGSKKKRSFVGNVNSMLDIQNFSSSFSIAYPSSSINCVDSNDGISLTTSSQLHRGKHSQMSLSEAATPVIGSGINNTDGDSNEELHESSNQISAQFRKRSRPFSWQRQRKRRHLDFEKTRVKTSFATILTDKDGLSGGLQSGANSSSSPCREKMPWQCSCFLVLQAPQSQFVAKGAYINRQSIFYDSECSSSVFPRNHILSSLKPNLSSAKVLAGNIFGLCEVNASGQSMPCFQSSGFCPIGSACQYLSLVKLLKSLIHRAQCCQHLRLLDKHCVVPAFDRYATGKSSTIFEGNQSKKNVLEKSHGFNTANCEQTSKTIEPQFEANKSYCLRSQVVSFIWAVIRCIVPTELLGISYNWRMLRRNIDKFIRLRRFEKFSLKQCMHRLKTSNFPFLSTQRSSCFLSNQVLKYTMRQSVDMNSEFTRLNDATHVLKHKHLQSWIFWLFSCLVVPLVQANFYVTETEFGKQDVYYYRKSVWEKLTNRAISCLKDRSYHDLDAAAVRNIISKRPFGFSKLRLRPKENGMRMLANLTASSRMPAHKSGLEAQYCGMHRNGKFCPKKVKFNHFKSVNAVLRDTHTVLKGLQLEEPEKLGSSVFDYNGVYRKLCPFLIGLKDRLKTRPGVFVVVCDVLKAFDSVDQDKLLWVMKDVILKDEYLLKQSDQVVCTKKSLWVHKNLVSMDQNISAARVTSSTPFCSRHIVLVNEKWSRCMKKEELFFTLKEHVKYNVLRLDKKFYLQGVGIPQGSILSSLLCSLYYGHLERNVIFPFLEKTCEPTAEDISRRHISHDASAHESIEDKFDSPPNYILLRFLDDFLLISTSKKQAASFFSRLRRGFRDYNCYMNDDKFCLNFDIEHTSGIPSNRVYVGEDGISFLRWSGLHVNCSTLEVQADYTKYLNNHLSSTLTVCWQGKPGRHLKRKLCGFMRPKCHPIFFDSNINSAAVVRLNIYQAFLLCAMKFHCYICDLSYLCKLSTGFYLSIIERSLRYMDVLIKKRIRSAYCGSDFRPILHMEEGEVQWLGLFAYIQVLKRKQSRHKKLLSSLRSRLEHRMPGSVSSQLKYAVNASHSSLIWKIKY is encoded by the exons ATGCGCCAGAAGCGGTGGGTCCCGCAGGTCCTGTGGCGCTTATTCCGACACCGAGCGCGCACACTGTCTAGCGCGATCGCGGCTATGCTTCCTCCTCCGCCCTCCGCGGCGGAGTGCCGGTACTGCAAGGGCTCGCGTTGCCTCCGCTGCAGCGCCGAAGCGATGTCGTTCCTGGTGAGGCCTGACGACCCCTCCGACTACTTCAGGCTCTTGAATCGCTGCTTCGTTGTTATGTCCGATGATGCGCCTCCTCTCTTGGATTTCGATCCTCGCTCTCGCTGGTCCCAAGCTCAG ATTGTTCAAAGGACTATTGAAATGATAATGTACGAGCAGCCCATGTCTTCCAATGTAATATGCAACAGTTATGATAAG AGTAATCACTCAAGCCCCATTATGGAAGTTCTATCTTCTACGGCTTGGTCTCTTCTCTTAGAAAGG GTTGGGGATGATGTCATGGTTTATCTTCTAAAGTATACATCAATCTTTGTACCACTTCCTCATAATAAGCACCATCAAGTGGCAGGTCCTCCTATAAGTACTTTATGCCTCAAGTTGTTGAAGCAAACGTCAGAGTCTCAGTATCAGCATACTTCACTCGTTCAATTTG GATCCAAAAAGAAGAGGTCGTTTGTTGGCAATGTCAACTCAATGTTAGATATACAGAATTTCAGTAGTTCATTTAGTATTGCTTATCCCTCAAGTTCCATAAACTGTGTGGATTCCAATGATGGGATTAGTCTAACAACATCTAGTCAGCTTCATCGAGGTAAGCACTCTCAAATGAGTTTATCCGAAGCAGCTACACCAGTAATTGGAAGTGGTATCAATAACACTGATGGAGATTCAAATGAGGAACTTCATGAAAGCTCAAATCAGATTTCAGCTCAGTTTAGAAAGCGTTCAAGGCCGTTTAGTTGGCAGCGTCAAAGAAAGCGAAGGCATTTAGATTTTGAAAAGACTAGGGTTAAGACCTCTTTTGCAACAATTCTTACCGATAAAGATGGCTTATCTGGGGGGCTCCAAAGTGGTGCAAATTCCAGCTCAAGTCCTTGCCGTGAAAAG ATGCCATGGCAATGCTCTTGTTTTTTGGTATTGCAAGCTCCCCAGTCCCAGTTTGTCGCCAAAGGGGCTTATATTAACAGGCAATCAATATTTTATGACTCGGAATGTTCTTCATCAGTTTTTCCGCGAAATC ATATACTAAGTTCTTTAAAGCCCAATCTTTCTAGTGCAAAGGTTCTCGCTGGCAATATCTTTGGCTTATGTGAAGTAAATGCAAGTGGTCAGTCAATGCCATGCTTCCAGAGTAGTGGCTTTTGTCCCATTGGATCTGCATGCCA GTACCTCTCACTTGTTAAGTTGCTTAAAAGTCTCATACACAGGGCACAGTGTTGCCAACATTTGAGATTATTGGATAAGCATTGTGTTGTTCCAGCATTTGACAGATATGCTACTGGAAAATCTAGCACTATTTTTGAG GGGaatcaatcaaagaaaaatgttcTTGAGAAATCACATGGTTTCAATACTGCAAATTGCGAGCAAACTTCAAAAACCATTGAGCCTCAGTTTGAGGCAAATAAGTCTTATTGCTTGAGAAGTCAGGTAGTGTCGTTTATATGGGCTGTTATTAGGTGTATAGTTCCTACAGAGTTGTTAGGAATTTCTTATAACTGGAGAATGTTAAGGAGAAATATTGACAAGTTTATTCGGCTACGAAGATTTGAGAAATTTTCATTAAAGCAATGCATGCATCGATTGAAAACGTCGAACTTCCCATTTCTATCGACTCAACGTTCGTCGTGCTTCTTGAGTAATCAAGTGCTAAAATATACCATGAGGCAGAGTGTAGACATGAATTCGGAATTTACAAGATTGAATGATGCTACACATGTTTTGAAACATAAACATTTGCAAAGCTGGATTTTTTGGCTCTTTTCATGTCTAGTTGTGCCACTGGTGCAAGCGAACTTCTATGTCACTGAAACTGAGTTTGGGAAACAAGATGTATATTATTATAGAAAGTCAGTTTGGGAGAAGTTGACAAATAGGGCCATCTCTTGCTTGAAAGATCGGAGCTACCATGACTTGGATGCTGCAGCTGTTAGAAACATTATAAGCAAAAGACCATTTGGTTTCTCAAAGCTCAGACTTCGTCCAAAAGAAAATGGAATGAGGATGCTGGCAAATCTAACGGCATCATCAAGAATGCCTGCACACAAGTCCGGCTTGGAAGCTCAATATTGCGGAATGCATAGAAATGGAAAATTTTGTCCTAAGaaagttaaatttaatcatttcaagTCTGTAAATGCTGTTCTTCGTGATACACATACTGTTTTAAAAGGTCTACAGTTGGAAGAACCAGAGAAGTTAGGGTCATCAGTATTTGACTACAATGGTGTCTATAGAAAGTTATGTCCATTTCTAATTGGTCTTAAGGATAGACTGAAAACCAGGCCTGGtgtatttgttgttgtttgtgaTGTACTGAAAGCATTTGATTCTGTTGATCAGGATAAGCTCCTTTGGGTAATGAAAGATGTCATACTGAAGGATGAATATCTTCTTAAACAGTCTGATCAAGTAGTCTGCACAAAGAAATCTTTGTGGGTTCATAAGAACCTTGTATCGATGGATCAAAATATCAGCGCTGCCAGAGTCACATCCTCCACTCCCTTCTGTTCACGGCATATTGTCCTTGTCAATGAG AAGTGGAGCAGATGCATGAAAAAAGAAGAGCTATTTTTTACTCTAAAGGAGCATGTTAAGTACAATGTGCTGCGATTGGACAAAAAGTTTTACTTGCAAGGTGTTGGTATTCCACAAGGAAGTATTTTGTCATCTCTGCTTTGCTCATTATACTATGGACATCTGGAAAGGAATGTGATCTTTccatttcttgagaaaacttgtGAGCCCACTGCTGAAGATATATCTAGAAGACATATTTCTCATGATGCTTCTGCACATGAAAGCATTGAGGATAAATTTGACTCTCCCCCTAATTATATacttcttagatttcttgatgATTTCCTTCTCATTTCAACCTCAAAGAAGCAGGCTGCTAGCTTCTTTTCGAGGTTGCGAAGAGGATTTCGTGATTACAACTGCTACATGAATGATGATAAATTTTGTCTCAATTTTGATATCGAACACACATCAGGGATTCCATCAAACAGGGTTTATGTGGGTGAGGATGGTATTTCATTTCTTCGATGGAGTGGATTGCACGTCAACTGCTCAACTTTAGAAGTTCAGGCAGACTACACAAA GTATCTGAATAACCATTTAAGTTCGACTCTTACTGTCTGCTGGCAAGGCAAACCGGGCCGTCATCTGAAGAGAAAACTCTGTGGTTTTATGAGACCTAAATGCCATCCCATATTCTTCGATTCAAATATAAATTCCGCAGCTGTGGTCAGATTGAATATATATCAAGCGTTCTTGCTATGTGCAATGAAGTTTCACTGTTATATTTGTGACTTATCGTACTTGTGCAAACTTAGCACCGGATTCTATTTATCCATTATTGAAAGATCTTTGAG GTATATGGATGTGCTCATAAAGAAACGGATTCGTTCTGCCTACTGTGGATCTGATTTCCGGCCAATTCTTCACATGGAGGAGGGAGAAGTTCAGTGGCTTGGATTATTTGCATATATTCAAGTACTGAAGAGAAAACAGTCACGGCATAAGAAGTTGCTATCTTCACTAAGGTCTAGGTTGGAACACAGAATGCCCGGGAGTGTGTCATCTCAACTAAAGTACGCAGTTAATGCCTCGCATTCCTCTTTAATTTGGAAAATTAAGTACTAA